A stretch of DNA from Scomber scombrus chromosome 9, fScoSco1.1, whole genome shotgun sequence:
GGGAAGAGTGGCGTAGGTGGGATCGGCAAGTTTACGCACTCTGGAGTAGTTAACAAAGCCTCTGATGAACAGCATGAAGCCTGGAGTCCAAAGAAAAGGAGCCATGATGAACAAACATTAAGACACAACAAAAGATAAATCCACAATCATGagaaatgtgtttgcttttaaaatgatgtcgGTCACTTACCCAGAGCCAGGAAGACCCACCACAACCAGTACTGCCCATCAAAGTAACCGGGGAAGTAGGTAGAAAACTGGAAGAAATACACGGTAATAGCTGTGAGGATCAGTGCGCCAATTCCATTCAATAAAACCACAAGATATCATCCTATGAAGTTAGAGTGGTGCATATTCAGTAAAAAACTCACCCTGACAATAAGAACCCATTTGATGAGCGACAGGCCAAAGCCAGAGATGGCCCCGTATCGACCAGCGGCAGATGTGGTCAAACAGAACGACAGGAAGAAGCCAATCCAGTTGAAGAGGAATGCCACTGATGACAGAAAGacaatcattcatttaaaaaaaaactatttggtataatacaatataaaatataaatttagaAATTcaatttagaaataaaaattcCTGATTAAAGTTAACAAATCTAGGAACCAGCGAGGCAGCTGGTTTTGCTAGACCACAAGGTAAGAAGGTTGTTCATCCAGTCACCCAGTCAAGAAGGGTTGGGAAACGTCTCGATTATACGATGTAATTATTATTTGAACAGTCCAAACACCATCTGGTACATCAGGTTACCAGATTAATGATTATAGATAAATAACCACCTGGTTACGAGCCAGTGCTACGCAAGTGAAACTGAAAGTCAGTTTCCTCTGTTGAAATGCTGAAAGAGTTCTTACTGAAGAAGGTGAGCATGAAGATGCCGTCATTTCCTATTCGCAGCTGGTCAGCGTCTTCAAAGTCGTCCCTGGCCACAAAGTCTTCCTCCTGCGCcaagaaatatgaaaatatattacaaactctgttttgtttgaatgtgtgacGTGTTGATACAGGACGAGGCTCGCAGTAGGTAGGAATATTTCTACGTGATGTTTGAGAATGAGACAGATGTACcgtgactcttccagcgacgaGGGGAATCGCAGCCTCTGCTTTGCTCCTCTCAGCTTCATCGTAGGAGGGCAGAGTGGTGGCCACGCTGTAGGACGGAGGGTTAGGAAATCTTCCTCCATCTTCCTTGTATTCAAAGAAAGCTGTGGAGGGAACAGAGGTCTTTAAAATGAACTCCTCTGAATGTAAGAAACAAACTCCTGAACATGGCTGACAGCAGTACAAAAAGTGCTGATTTATCACATAGGTTTCACAAGGCCAAACAAACCTGATcaaggattttttaaatagagCGTTTTGCAACCACAGCGTGTGTGCCTTTTTAGTGTCAATTCTGATAAACATTACACATTTCAGCGGAAAGCACGGATGAATAAAAGACAAGCCTGTACTAAAAGTAATCTCACCTAAAGTGGCACATTTTAAAGTGGCATATCTATGGTAGGGATATAGAGTTGTCAAGTTTTAGCTTCCTGAGGGGACACTGTGTGCCCTCTGACAGACAATGTAACAGATGGTTAAAAGtcactcttaaaaaaaacaagattttaaatTGTATCTAAAGGTCAATTGTAATAGCAAAACTTAAAGTTAACGAGTCCTGACTGCATCACAAGCTGATACAGAcatttgtttgttaaaaaaactaCTTTCACTTccttcagagagaaaagaagcaacagatgattatttaaaaaaaaaaaaaaaaagactggaatGAAAGTCATTAGTGCTCTTTGTGTCCATTACGGTTTATATTCTGTCTCATGCAAGCCAAGACTCTCATCTGGGTCATTTGGCTGCTATCAAGAATCCGCCTCTGTGTTgttgaaacacaaacagcactGAACCAGATGCATGGAATCACCCAGGAAAAGCTCAAAGCTACACCCACTCATGCAACGAGTTGACCTTTGCCCTCTTAAGAAGAGAGATTAGAAACATCAGACCTTTCTAAATGGTCTTGCACACAAGCTGTTCCCCTCTGTGTTATTTATTCTCAAGCAAACAAATTAGACCATGGGATCGACAAAACTATACACAGTTACTCAAGTGCTGCATTTTCAAAAGGAATCTCACAAATCTATTTGTTTTCCATATTAATCTGGAGGATATAGTTACGTTTTGTTTTGCAGATTAAGGCTTTAGTAGTAGTCAACAGTATATGCGGTTAATagcttaaacattttaatactcTATAAGTTGAGGTTGCTTATATACAAGTCACAGTTATTATACGATTTACATACTTTGCAAGAATACTGTGGAAAAAATTGCTGTCTTGTTTcctaaatatattttactgcAGCTACCTCCACACTCTTCCTGCTTGTGGATACAGACTTCTAATGGAGGATTAATATGTAGCATCAGTGATACTTATGGATTTAACTATTTCTCCCACTTCTAAATGTTTTCACTGAGATGTCTGACTGTATGTGACGGTACTGTGGAGTTTCCTAACCTGCATTTGCTGCAGCGATGCTGCTGTAGGGGGGAGGTGCATCCTGGGCTGGACCCTCTTGAGATGGCTGGGCCGGCTCCTCCTCATTCACCAGCTGAATACATGTTAGAAATTGAAATCACAACGTGTTACAGGGTGCATCATTTCAGAGAATTTTCATTGGCTATGTGGAAGTTTTCTACACACATGGGACGAGAAGAAAGGACTCACAGCCAAgtaaaggaaataaatacataagagTGACATTAATATAAAGTTGTCTTTTTGCAAATCATGCCCGGATTCTATTATTGTTTCCGATCTGGCAATTATGTACTtggcttgtttttctgtttgtttgttttgtttttaagggtggggatcagatttttttttttgtcttttttgtttggtgtgtttttgtgtatgatGACCAaggataattacattttttttaaggaatCTAATTAGGGAAACTACCTTATGGCATTGACACAGTTCGCCCCCAAATGTAATACAAGCACATTGAcagttttaaaaggaaaataatgcagAGAACTGAGTAACAAACGCAGAGGCACCGATGTTGCATTTCTGTAATTTACTGTGCAACAAGTGGTCATGACAAAtagatattatattaatattactttTCCAAATAGCAAGGATTATATGCATTTGTTGATTGATTAGTTATAAGTTATAACACAGCAACTTGTTATACACCAGTCAAACTAAATGGCTACAGCTGAAATCGAAACTGTTCACACATCATATCCATGTTAATAAATGAGCATGTTTTACGTTAGTATTTTCTTTAGTATCCTTTCGTGTCAGTGGAGTTTGATGCTGGACACATGTCAAAGCTTGAAGCTTCATATCAGAGCCACCCTCAGCTGACTGCTGTTCAGGCCGGCC
This window harbors:
- the LOC133986096 gene encoding NEDD4 family-interacting protein 1-like, with the translated sequence MAEQNSNVRYQELVNEEEPAQPSQEGPAQDAPPPYSSIAAANAAFFEYKEDGGRFPNPPSYSVATTLPSYDEAERSKAEAAIPLVAGRVTEEDFVARDDFEDADQLRIGNDGIFMLTFFMAFLFNWIGFFLSFCLTTSAAGRYGAISGFGLSLIKWVLIVRFSTYFPGYFDGQYWLWWVFLALGFMLFIRGFVNYSRVRKLADPTYATLPRTRVLFIY